A single window of Paenibacillus sp. SYP-B4298 DNA harbors:
- a CDS encoding sensor histidine kinase yields the protein MNYMLQAASNTLLLSIPQSVICLAFSFQFWGMRLELYWRKVLLLGVLHSLYLNALMPVTPLPVHFLNALISFAALFFLLFRTIGLQMKLMIQITFYLIVIISDTSAIWMGSGLLGLERMADASLADRMLLCWPLVAAIAVLCWLLYDRSCYPGQKIRRFLTSRHHRPMFLFIVLIFIQTVIMVAYFFSRFFTRYDEMSKMLFYIGLAATLFVSFAAISLLIRTREEAIRMTRSAYVSDVMQMLTSIRGQRHDFLNHIQVISSMLTMKKYDQLKSYIEEIAIDLQAQNSRNGPLPGAAVAALVQSKQVAADARQICFNHEIPAKLAMSHLRNTDLIRILGNLIDNAFDEAATLPAGERFTNLALRQQEQRLEIEVMNSGRLLSEEERQMMLTPGYSTKDNHHSGLGLAIVSDLVSRYNGTLSVDSDPQGIIIRAVLHDRPPKQEALL from the coding sequence ATGAACTATATGCTGCAAGCTGCCAGCAATACGCTGCTGCTGTCGATTCCTCAATCTGTGATCTGCCTAGCCTTCAGCTTTCAGTTCTGGGGAATGAGGCTGGAGCTGTACTGGCGCAAGGTGCTGTTGCTAGGCGTGCTGCATTCGCTCTATCTGAATGCCCTGATGCCGGTCACCCCGCTGCCGGTGCATTTTCTCAATGCGCTTATTTCATTTGCTGCGCTGTTCTTTCTCCTGTTCCGCACGATCGGCCTGCAGATGAAGCTGATGATTCAGATTACCTTTTACCTTATTGTTATTATATCCGATACGTCGGCGATATGGATGGGTTCCGGCCTTCTCGGGCTCGAACGCATGGCTGACGCCTCGCTGGCAGACCGGATGCTGCTCTGCTGGCCGTTAGTGGCTGCGATCGCTGTACTGTGCTGGCTGCTGTACGACCGCTCCTGCTACCCAGGGCAAAAAATACGGCGATTCCTGACAAGCAGGCATCATCGGCCGATGTTTCTGTTTATTGTGCTGATCTTCATTCAGACGGTTATTATGGTGGCCTACTTTTTCTCTCGTTTCTTCACACGCTATGACGAGATGAGCAAGATGCTATTCTATATCGGACTTGCTGCGACACTGTTCGTCAGCTTTGCCGCCATCTCCCTGCTGATCCGAACGCGAGAAGAAGCGATCCGCATGACGCGCAGCGCATATGTGAGCGATGTAATGCAGATGCTCACCTCGATTCGCGGGCAGCGGCATGACTTTCTGAATCATATCCAGGTCATCTCCTCCATGCTCACGATGAAGAAATATGACCAGCTCAAAAGCTACATAGAAGAAATCGCCATCGATCTGCAAGCTCAGAACAGTCGCAACGGCCCGCTTCCCGGCGCAGCCGTCGCCGCACTCGTCCAGTCGAAGCAGGTAGCAGCCGATGCGCGGCAGATCTGCTTCAATCACGAAATTCCCGCGAAGCTGGCGATGTCGCATCTACGCAATACCGACCTGATTCGTATCCTGGGCAATCTGATCGACAATGCGTTCGATGAGGCCGCTACGCTGCCTGCTGGCGAGCGCTTCACCAATCTGGCACTACGCCAGCAGGAACAGCGGCTGGAGATTGAGGTCATGAACAGCGGCCGATTACTGAGCGAGGAGGAGCGGCAGATGATGCTGACCCCCGGCTATTCGACCAAGGACAACCATCATTCGGGACTTGGCCTTGCGATCGTCTCTGACTTGGTAAGTCGCTACAACGGCACCCTCTCCGTCGATTCTGACCCGCAGGGCATCATCATCAGGGCCGTGCTCCATGATCGGCCTCCCAAGCAGGAGGCGCTGCTGTAG
- a CDS encoding YtpI family protein translates to MVYIQWLLVMGIMIMLILTAYYSVKARRSQEPRARGLNTAHMNISMGVMLVLMSLIQMVMFSGSTVRLIVGAIFLLLGLFNLFAGLRNKSLFSAMKQQS, encoded by the coding sequence ATGGTCTATATCCAATGGCTGCTCGTCATGGGCATTATGATTATGCTGATCTTGACCGCCTACTACAGCGTAAAGGCACGTCGCTCGCAGGAACCGCGAGCTCGCGGCCTGAACACGGCTCATATGAACATCAGCATGGGTGTGATGCTCGTTCTGATGTCGCTGATTCAGATGGTCATGTTTAGCGGGTCTACCGTGCGGCTGATCGTCGGCGCGATCTTTCTGCTGCTCGGCCTGTTCAACCTGTTCGCCGGGCTGCGCAATAAGAGCCTGTTCTCCGCTATGAAGCAGCAATCCTAA
- a CDS encoding DRTGG domain-containing protein, producing the protein MEKIEPGDEALTKHEYILQYIRQLKIGEKISVRSIAKALQVSEGTAYRALKEAEKLGIVSTRERIGTVRIEKKQRSQPDRLTFAEIAALLDGQVLGGASGLDKTLQKFVIGAMKLEEMIAYIDADSLLIVGNREDAHHYALEEGAGVLITGGFDTSDEVKRLSDERGLPVISCKHDTFTVASIINRAMYDRIIQRKIMRIEDIVAFEDKPKALHASDTVNSFGLLQQETGQARFPVVDEKSRIIGIMTARDAAGNPGSQTVEKLMTRNPITVRPSTTITSAAHTMASEGIDLLPIVDRQRRLLAVVTRQEVLAAMPFAGKQPQSGETFDDLMWSGFAKITGERTGEGWLYRGRMTPQMSGPLGTVSEGVLMSLLMQAGRLLIWEIGKRDHVLESVTTYFVRPTQIDQDISIVPRLLEMNRKSAKLEIEIVDDRGLAAKAMMSAQMIDPY; encoded by the coding sequence ATGGAGAAGATCGAGCCAGGCGATGAGGCATTAACCAAGCATGAATATATTCTGCAATATATCAGGCAACTGAAGATTGGGGAGAAAATTTCTGTACGCTCGATTGCCAAGGCGTTGCAGGTTAGCGAGGGAACCGCATACCGCGCCCTGAAGGAAGCGGAGAAGCTGGGAATCGTCAGCACGCGGGAGCGGATCGGAACGGTCCGCATCGAGAAGAAGCAGCGCAGCCAGCCGGATCGGCTGACCTTTGCCGAGATTGCCGCACTGCTGGATGGCCAGGTGCTCGGTGGAGCCTCGGGGCTAGACAAGACACTGCAGAAGTTCGTCATCGGGGCGATGAAGCTGGAGGAGATGATCGCTTACATCGATGCGGACAGTCTCCTTATAGTCGGCAACCGCGAGGATGCTCACCACTATGCGCTGGAGGAGGGAGCCGGTGTGCTTATTACCGGCGGCTTCGATACGAGCGATGAGGTGAAGCGGCTGTCTGATGAGCGGGGCTTGCCCGTCATCTCGTGCAAGCATGATACCTTTACCGTCGCTTCCATCATCAATCGCGCGATGTATGACCGGATTATTCAGCGCAAAATTATGCGCATCGAGGATATAGTGGCCTTCGAGGACAAGCCCAAGGCGCTGCATGCCTCGGATACCGTTAACAGCTTTGGACTGCTTCAGCAGGAGACCGGTCAGGCTCGCTTCCCTGTGGTGGACGAGAAGAGCCGGATCATCGGCATTATGACGGCCAGAGACGCGGCGGGCAATCCGGGCTCCCAGACGGTGGAGAAGCTGATGACTCGCAATCCGATTACGGTGCGACCCAGCACGACCATTACATCCGCTGCCCATACGATGGCTTCGGAGGGGATTGATCTGCTGCCGATCGTGGACAGGCAGCGCCGCCTGCTGGCTGTGGTGACTCGTCAGGAGGTATTGGCTGCGATGCCATTCGCAGGCAAGCAGCCGCAGTCAGGCGAGACCTTCGATGATCTGATGTGGAGCGGCTTCGCCAAGATTACAGGCGAACGCACTGGCGAGGGGTGGCTCTACAGAGGACGGATGACGCCGCAGATGTCGGGGCCGCTCGGCACCGTGTCCGAAGGGGTGCTGATGTCGCTGCTCATGCAGGCCGGGCGGCTGCTGATCTGGGAGATCGGCAAGCGCGACCATGTACTGGAGAGTGTCACGACCTACTTCGTCCGTCCGACACAGATCGACCAGGACATCTCGATTGTGCCGCGATTACTGGAGATGAACCGCAAGTCAGCCAAGCTGGAGATCGAGATTGTCGATGACCGCGGCCTCGCGGCCAAGGCGATGATGAGCGCACAGATGATTGACCCTTATTAG
- a CDS encoding YtrH family sporulation protein, with the protein MNLFLSKTAIDFFIAFGVVTGGALLAGVGSVLVLQTPGTTMLETAAKLKIWAIVAAVGGTIDPMRVIESNMLEGHLSPVVQQVCIILTAFLGAHMGTELIKMICGEVL; encoded by the coding sequence ATGAATCTGTTTCTCTCCAAGACAGCAATCGACTTTTTTATCGCGTTTGGCGTTGTGACGGGCGGAGCGCTGCTGGCTGGCGTCGGGTCGGTGCTGGTGCTGCAGACGCCAGGCACAACCATGCTGGAGACAGCAGCCAAGCTGAAGATATGGGCGATCGTCGCTGCGGTCGGCGGCACGATCGATCCGATGCGCGTCATCGAATCGAATATGCTGGAGGGTCATCTCTCTCCTGTCGTCCAGCAGGTATGTATTATATTGACTGCGTTTCTAGGCGCTCACATGGGTACGGAGCTGATCAAAATGATCTGCGGGGAGGTGCTGTAG